The following proteins are encoded in a genomic region of Pseudomonas sp. Os17:
- the zwf gene encoding glucose-6-phosphate dehydrogenase, with the protein MPSITVEPCTFALFGALGDLALRKLFPALYQLDAAGLLHDDTRILALAREPGSEQEHLANIETELRKYVGDKDIDAQVLKTFLARLSYLHVDFLKAEDYVALAERAGSEQRLIAYFATPAAVYGAICENLSRVGLNQHTRVVLEKPIGSDLDSSRKVNDAVAQFFPENRIYRIDHYLGKETVQNLIALRFANSLFETQWNQNYISHVEITVAEKVGIEGRWGYFDKAGQLRDMIQNHLLQLLCLIAMDPPADLSADSIRDEKVKVLKALAPISPEGLTTQVVRGQYIAGHSEGQSVPGYLEEENSNTQSDTETFVALRADIRNWRWAGVPFYLRTGKRMPQKLSQIVIHFKEPSHYIFAPEQRLQISNKLIIRLQPDEGISLRVMTKEQGLDKGMQLRSGPLQLNFSDTYRSARIPDAYERLLLEVMRGNQNLFVRKDEIEAAWKWCDQLIAGWKKSGDAPKPYAAGSWGPMSSIALITRDGRSWYGDI; encoded by the coding sequence ATGCCTTCGATTACGGTTGAACCCTGCACCTTTGCCTTGTTCGGCGCGCTGGGCGATCTGGCGCTGCGTAAGCTGTTTCCTGCCTTGTACCAACTCGATGCCGCCGGTCTGCTGCACGACGACACGCGGATTCTGGCCCTGGCCCGTGAGCCGGGCAGCGAACAGGAGCACCTGGCGAACATCGAAACCGAGTTGCGCAAGTACGTCGGCGACAAGGACATCGATGCCCAGGTTCTCAAGACCTTCCTGGCCCGCCTGAGCTACCTGCACGTGGATTTCCTCAAGGCCGAGGACTACGTGGCGCTGGCCGAACGCGCCGGCAGCGAACAGCGGCTGATCGCCTACTTCGCCACTCCGGCCGCGGTCTATGGCGCGATCTGCGAGAACCTGTCCCGGGTCGGGCTCAACCAGCACACCCGCGTGGTCCTGGAAAAGCCCATCGGCTCGGACCTGGATTCCTCGCGCAAGGTCAACGACGCGGTGGCCCAGTTCTTCCCGGAAAACCGCATCTACCGGATCGACCACTACCTGGGCAAGGAGACGGTGCAGAACCTGATCGCCCTGCGTTTCGCCAACAGCCTGTTCGAAACCCAGTGGAACCAGAACTACATCTCCCACGTGGAAATCACCGTGGCCGAGAAGGTCGGCATCGAAGGCCGTTGGGGTTACTTCGACAAGGCCGGCCAACTGCGGGACATGATCCAGAACCACCTGCTGCAGCTGCTGTGCCTGATCGCCATGGACCCACCGGCGGACCTCTCCGCCGACAGCATCCGTGACGAGAAGGTCAAGGTGCTCAAGGCCCTGGCGCCGATCAGTCCGGAAGGCCTGACCACCCAGGTGGTGCGCGGCCAGTACATCGCCGGCCACAGCGAGGGCCAGTCGGTGCCGGGTTATCTGGAGGAAGAAAACTCCAACACCCAGAGCGACACCGAAACCTTCGTCGCCCTGCGGGCCGATATCCGCAACTGGCGTTGGGCCGGGGTGCCGTTCTACCTGCGCACCGGCAAGCGCATGCCGCAAAAACTGTCGCAGATCGTCATCCACTTCAAGGAACCGTCACACTATATCTTCGCCCCCGAGCAGCGCCTGCAGATCAGCAACAAGCTGATCATCCGCCTGCAGCCGGACGAAGGCATTTCGCTGCGGGTGATGACCAAGGAGCAGGGCCTGGACAAGGGCATGCAACTGCGCAGCGGTCCGCTGCAACTGAATTTTTCCGACACCTATCGCAGCGCGCGGATCCCCGATGCCTACGAGCGGTTGTTGCTGGAAGTGATGCGCGGCAATCAGAACCTGTTTGTCCGCAAAGATGAAATCGAAGCCGCGTGGAAGTGGTGTGACCAGTTGATCGCCGGGTGGAAGAAGTCCGGTGATGCGCCCAAGCCGTACGCGGCCGGGTCCTGGGGGCCGATGAGCTCCATTGCACTGATCACGCGGGATGGGAGGTCCTGGTATGGCGATATCTGA
- a CDS encoding MurR/RpiR family transcriptional regulator, with translation MRNLLEQIQNRLEELNKAERKVAEVILLNPQQATRFSIAALAQAASVSEPTVNRFCRSFGVSGYPELKLQLAQSLASGAAYVSRAVEADDNPEAYTQKIFGSAIASLDSACQALDPNLISKAVDLLIQARQIHFFGLGASAPVAMDALHKFFRFNLAVTAHADVLMQRMIASVAHTGELFVIISYTGRTRELVEVARIARENGASVLGLTAENSPLAKASTLSLNIPLPEDTDIYMPMTSRIIQLTVLDVLATGMTLRRGVDFQPHLRKIKESLNASRYPVGDEFN, from the coding sequence GTGCGAAATCTTCTGGAGCAGATCCAGAACCGCCTTGAAGAACTGAACAAAGCGGAACGTAAAGTCGCCGAAGTCATCCTGCTCAACCCGCAGCAGGCGACTCGCTTCAGCATCGCCGCCCTGGCCCAGGCCGCTTCGGTGAGCGAGCCGACGGTCAATCGCTTCTGCCGCTCCTTCGGCGTCAGCGGCTACCCGGAACTCAAGCTGCAACTGGCCCAGAGCCTGGCCAGCGGCGCGGCCTACGTCAGCCGCGCGGTGGAGGCCGACGACAACCCCGAAGCCTACACGCAAAAAATCTTCGGCAGCGCCATCGCCTCCCTGGACAGCGCCTGCCAGGCCCTGGACCCGAACCTGATCAGCAAGGCCGTCGACCTGTTGATCCAGGCCCGGCAGATCCACTTCTTCGGCCTCGGCGCCTCGGCCCCGGTGGCCATGGATGCGCTGCACAAGTTCTTCCGTTTCAACCTGGCGGTCACCGCCCATGCCGACGTGCTGATGCAGCGCATGATCGCCTCGGTGGCCCACACCGGCGAACTGTTCGTGATCATCTCCTACACCGGCCGCACGCGCGAACTGGTGGAAGTGGCACGCATTGCCCGGGAAAACGGCGCATCGGTGCTGGGGCTGACCGCAGAGAACTCGCCCCTGGCCAAGGCCAGTACCTTGAGCCTGAACATTCCGCTGCCGGAAGACACCGACATCTACATGCCGATGACCTCGCGGATCATCCAGCTCACCGTGCTCGACGTGCTGGCCACCGGCATGACCCTGCGCCGGGGCGTGGACTTCCAGCCGCACCTGCGCAAGATCAAGGAAAGCCTCAACGCCAGCCGCTACCCGGTGGGCGACGAGTTCAACTGA
- a CDS encoding D-hexose-6-phosphate mutarotase, whose product MHEHPLQRFFKSLRERPVFAWERYQMRDVLVIDHPLCQAVFSRQGAQLLHFQPAGQKPWLWCASKWPQVGAIRGGVPVCWPWYGRHPSENAWPSHGWARLLDWKLLDSSNDEDGVRLHWQLQLCDWKVDLHAHLGQSMDLRLSTEHQDTEPCQLSQALHAYWRIGDVGEVALSGLDGAQGYDQLNRQACQQQGELRVEGGCQRVFQHEGELQLKDHAWQRELCIDTGDDADTVVWHPGSRPLLGVSWNEVSRFVCVEAAAGGTDSLRLAPGEQAHLSLQARAAV is encoded by the coding sequence ATGCATGAGCATCCGCTACAACGTTTTTTCAAATCCTTGCGCGAACGCCCGGTGTTCGCCTGGGAGCGCTATCAGATGCGCGATGTGCTGGTGATCGATCACCCGCTGTGCCAGGCGGTGTTCAGTCGCCAGGGCGCCCAGTTGCTGCACTTCCAGCCGGCCGGGCAGAAGCCCTGGCTGTGGTGCGCCTCGAAGTGGCCGCAAGTGGGGGCGATCCGTGGCGGGGTGCCGGTGTGCTGGCCCTGGTATGGCCGTCACCCTAGCGAGAATGCCTGGCCGTCCCACGGTTGGGCGCGGCTGCTGGACTGGAAGCTGCTGGACAGCAGCAACGATGAAGACGGCGTGCGCCTGCACTGGCAATTGCAGCTGTGCGACTGGAAGGTCGACCTGCATGCGCACCTGGGCCAGAGCATGGACCTGCGCCTGAGCACCGAGCATCAGGACACTGAACCCTGCCAGTTGAGCCAGGCTTTGCACGCTTACTGGCGTATTGGCGACGTCGGTGAGGTAGCGCTGTCTGGGCTCGATGGCGCCCAGGGTTACGACCAGTTGAACCGCCAGGCCTGCCAGCAGCAGGGCGAGTTGCGGGTCGAGGGCGGTTGCCAGCGGGTGTTCCAGCACGAAGGCGAATTGCAGCTCAAGGATCACGCCTGGCAGCGCGAGCTGTGCATCGATACCGGTGACGATGCCGACACCGTGGTCTGGCATCCGGGGAGCCGGCCGCTGCTGGGGGTGAGCTGGAATGAGGTGTCGCGGTTTGTCTGCGTCGAAGCGGCTGCCGGGGGCACCGACAGCCTGCGCCTGGCGCCGGGAGAGCAGGCGCACCTGAGCTTGCAGGCGCGGGCTGCGGTGTAG
- a CDS encoding carbohydrate porin has protein sequence MKKRHSNTRLLCQLSALAALVLSANAMADEAFSADSKWMTGDWGGERTKLIEQGIDIKADYVGEMGANLRGGYNDDKTGRYSDQFGLGVAFDLQKLLGWDNTQAKIQLTNRNGQNISNDRIGDPRAGTLSSSQEVYGRGHMVRLTQLWVQHQFLDGKLDVKAGYFGEGEDFNTFPCEFQNLAFCGSQVGNWATGIWYNWPVSQAALRIKYHITPELYAQIGAYNQNPSQLEHGNGFKLSGSGTKGTVLPVELVWSPKLNNLPGEYRVGYYKSTADANDVRKDVNGQDAADTGDAYRVHNSKHGYWFVGQQQLTTHNGDASRGLNIAANATFHDKDTNVVDNYQSLMFVYKGPFDARPKDDVGIGFARIHVNDDVRKNAQLINEDNGISNYDNPLYMPLRDTEYNYEINYGFHVTNWLTVRPNLQYITHPGGVDEVDNALVAGLKIQSVF, from the coding sequence ATGAAAAAGCGACACAGCAACACCCGGCTGCTCTGCCAGTTGTCGGCGCTGGCGGCACTGGTCCTGTCCGCCAATGCCATGGCCGACGAGGCGTTCAGCGCCGACTCCAAGTGGATGACCGGCGACTGGGGCGGTGAGCGCACCAAGCTGATCGAGCAGGGGATCGACATCAAGGCCGACTACGTCGGGGAAATGGGCGCCAACCTGCGTGGTGGCTACAACGACGACAAGACCGGGCGCTACAGCGATCAGTTCGGCCTTGGCGTGGCCTTCGATCTGCAGAAACTGCTGGGCTGGGACAACACCCAGGCCAAGATCCAGCTGACCAACCGCAACGGCCAGAACATCTCCAATGACCGCATCGGCGACCCCCGTGCCGGCACCCTGAGTTCCTCCCAGGAAGTCTACGGCCGTGGCCACATGGTCCGTCTGACCCAGTTGTGGGTTCAGCACCAGTTCCTCGACGGCAAGCTGGACGTCAAGGCCGGTTATTTCGGCGAGGGCGAAGACTTCAACACCTTCCCCTGCGAGTTCCAGAACCTGGCCTTCTGCGGCTCCCAGGTGGGCAACTGGGCCACCGGCATCTGGTACAACTGGCCGGTCAGCCAGGCGGCGTTGCGCATCAAGTACCACATCACCCCCGAGCTGTATGCGCAGATCGGCGCCTACAACCAGAACCCGTCGCAGCTGGAACACGGCAACGGCTTCAAGCTCAGCGGCAGCGGCACCAAGGGCACGGTATTGCCGGTGGAACTGGTCTGGTCGCCCAAGCTCAATAATCTGCCGGGCGAATACCGCGTCGGTTACTACAAGAGCACGGCCGACGCCAATGATGTGCGCAAGGACGTCAACGGTCAGGACGCCGCGGACACAGGCGACGCCTATCGCGTGCACAACAGCAAGCACGGCTACTGGTTCGTCGGGCAGCAGCAACTCACCACCCATAACGGTGACGCTTCCCGTGGCCTGAACATCGCCGCCAACGCCACCTTCCACGACAAGGACACCAACGTCGTCGATAACTACCAGTCGTTGATGTTCGTCTACAAGGGCCCGTTCGACGCCCGTCCGAAAGATGACGTGGGCATCGGTTTCGCGCGTATCCACGTCAACGACGATGTGCGCAAGAACGCTCAGTTGATCAACGAGGACAACGGCATCAGCAACTACGACAACCCGCTGTACATGCCACTGCGCGACACGGAATACAACTACGAGATCAACTACGGTTTCCACGTGACCAACTGGCTGACCGTGCGCCCCAACCTGCAATACATCACCCACCCGGGCGGCGTGGATGAGGTGGATAACGCGTTGGTGGCCGGTCTGAAAATTCAGTCGGTGTTCTAG